One genomic region from Xyrauchen texanus isolate HMW12.3.18 chromosome 16, RBS_HiC_50CHRs, whole genome shotgun sequence encodes:
- the LOC127657258 gene encoding T-cell activation Rho GTPase-activating protein-like has translation MKVLSGHGVSKSLIQSNVDLISMPPSTVHTQSGLSLSQQTNASLTNNSHTGNMNINRRRWRSIFRHVQKNNMDSKHANVHPQRPLFGQALSDVCEKDGCPPKPIMDIFTLLLRKGHYTEGVFRRAGNARALREIKAQLNDGIEVDLREQSVILLADLVKDFLRHLPGSLLMVDLYKAWITAMEQQDTIEKIAEIQIVVKKLPEPNIQLLTHLIVLLYHISENADKNKMDSRNLAVCISPNLLQTDNVEKMKEVTNLTQFLIDNCCQIFGEEALTHFGDSDEDELSDNQDSFSSHHHDSAYDSNDPDADGHKGSFSDMDSIKSVLEEKNQEDPSAVDPWTSNLLIRRRSEPTFVFSQGVQKHIALTRSQTEMDFHDKLLTKQISDDCILLRAGNSLGKSCGLVPKCEAHPTSKDCSYCSSSSLESCFSSASESSIHNSPLIAPSSYQRKALQRKQSFPTRQSETQKRRSQSMKTAQIRSRTVFGRSGSTKRAIERTLRHSQTLPNVLNPNPESFSSLCEPRRLSTEEVFQQVDSRTPSDPPSYHQAVQNTTHPALSNHGSLTVQDAMCLSKQTHSRSTSPSEDTLSSRNESCDIHNSDNKETGCNSILIGASSELRQRSTSETMYKDSSPVWCNQEHVRETYV, from the exons ATGAAGGTGCTGAGTGGCCACGGCGTG TCTAAATCGTTGATCCAAAGCAACGTGGACCTAATCAGCATGCCACCCTCAACT gtTCACACCCAATCGGGACTCTCCCTAAGTCAGCAGACTAATGCCAGTCTGACCAACAACTCCCACACTG GAAACATGAACATCAACCGAAGGCGTTGGAGGAGCATTTTTCGACATGTACAGAAAAATAACATGGATTCCAAACATGCTAATGTACATCCCCAAAGGCCGCTGTTTGGACAAGCCTTGTCTGATGTCTGTGAAAAAGATGGATGCCCTCCCAAACCAATTATG GATATCTTTACATTGCTGCTAAGAAAGGGTCACTATACTGAAGGGGTGTTCAGGAGAGCAGGCAACGCCAGGGCTCTGAGAGAGATCAAGGCACAACTCAATGATGGGATTGAAGTTGATCTGAGAGAGCAGTCAGTCATTCTGCTTGCCGATCTGGTCAAG GACTTTCTGAGACACCTGCCTGGCAGTTTGCTAATGGTGGACCTGTACAAAGCCTGGATTACTGCAATGGAACAGCAAGATACAATTGAGAAGATAGCAGAAATTCAAAT AGTGGTCAAGAAGCTTCCTGAGCCAAATATTCAGCTCTTGACACATTTGATTGTTCTCCTCTACCACATAAGCGAGAACGCAGATAAAAACAAGATGGATTCCAGAAATCTAGCGGTGTGCATTTCACCCAACTTGCTGCAAACAGACAATGTTGAAAAGATGAAAGAG GTAACCAATCTGACACAGTTCCTCATTGACAACTGTTGTCAAATATTCGGTGAAGAAGCCCTGACACACTTTGGAGACTCTGATGAAGATGAACTCAGCGATAACCAAG ATTCTTTTTCTTCACACCATCATGACTCTGCCTATGACAGTAATGACCCTGATGCAGATGGCCACAAGGGTAGTTTTTCTgacatggactctatcaaatctGTCCTCGAAGAGAAAAACCAGGAAGACCCCAGTGCTGTGGACCCATGGACTTCAAATCTTTTAATTCGCAGACGTTCAGAGCCAACATTTGTTTTCAGCCAAGGTGTTCAGAAGCACATTGCTCTTACCAGGAGCCAGACAGAGATGGACTTTCATGACAAacttttaacaaagcaaatctctgATGACTGTATTCTGTTGAGAGCAGGTAACAGCTTGGGGAAAAGCTGTGGTTTGGTACCTAAATGTGAGGCCCACCCAACCTCCAAAGACTGCTCCTATTGTTCTTCAAGTTCACTTGAGAGTTGTTTCTCCAGTGCTTCTGAGAGCTCTATCCACAACAGTCCTCTTATTGCCCCTTCATCCTATCAGAGAAAGGCTCTTCAACGCAAACAGTCCTTCCCAACCCGGCAATCAGAGACACAAAAAAGGCGCTCACAATCAATGAAGACTGCGCAGATAAGAAGCAGGACAGTTTTTGGAAGAAGTGGCTCGACCAAGCGGGCCATCGAGAGAACCTTGCGTCATAGCCAGACTCTACCAAATGTACTGAATCCCAATCCAGAATCATTCTCCTCTTTATGTGAGCCGAGACGTCTGTCTACTGAGGAGGTTTTCCAGCAGGTGGACAGCAGAACACCAAGCGATCCTCCCAGTTATCATCAGGCCGTTCAGAACACAACCCATCCTGCTCTTTCGAACCATGGTTCATTGACTGTTCAAGATGCCATGTGTTTATCAAAGCAAACACACAGCCGTTCCACATCCCCAAGTGAAGATACATTATCTTCTAGGAATGAAAGTTGTGATATCCACAACAGTGACAATAAAGAGACAGGTTGTAATAGCATACTGATTGGAGCCTCATCAGAGTTGAGACAGAGGTCGACATCTGAAACTATGTATAAAGATTCTTCACCAGTGTGGTGTAATCAGGAACATGTCAGAGAGACATATGTTTGA
- the LOC127657168 gene encoding neudesin-like: protein MFYAYSVLFFMLLHVCSTNDTLNIKPASKPVRLFTEEELKRYDGSEDGQPIYMAIKGVVFDVTTGKEFYGKGAPYNALVGKDSSRAVAKMSLDPADLTHDTTGLTEEQLMSLEQIFTGTYKTKYPIVGYTTRRILNEDGSPNKDFKPEDQPNFSIKDEF, encoded by the exons ATGTTTTATGCATATAGTGTTTTATTCTTCATGTTACTTCATGTTTGCTCTACTAATGATACGTTAAACATAAAACCAGCCTCGAAACCGGTGCGTTTGTTCACCGAGGAAGAGTTAAAAAGATACGATGGGAGCGAG GATGGCCAACCAATCTACATGGCCATTAAAGGAGTTGTGTTTGACGTCACAACTGGAAAAG AGTTTTATGGCAAGGGTGCACCCTATAATGCCCTTGTGGGCAAGGACTCGTCCAGAGCTGTCGCCAAAATGTCCCTTGACCCAGCAGATCTCACACATGATACT ACCGGCCTTACAGAGGAACAACTAATGTCCCTTGAGCAGATATTCACAGgcacgtacaaaacaaagtaccctATCGTGGGATACACCACCAGACGCATTCTCAATGAAGACGGCAGCCCCAATAAAGACTTTAAACCTGAAGATCAACCTAATTTTAGCATTAAAGATGAATTTTGA
- the pacc1 gene encoding proton-activated chloride channel — MLRRETSRSYQEFNGEDSDGPLGSCQNNDISEVEQDESSCDPLPDEDIVDNNLMSIAFNKACLKNVFTAILVLVYLLLSTVAAFLAYQTISDFMEKLNHPVMSVSYKEVEEFAPPGIVLYPGKAQLLSCMHQYHDYIPPPVASGKLEKGNCIIEEVIYYGPYSNQTQKRAMVVRGPTDVRKRELIFLQFSRNETEEDFSAISYMIFAKFSDMLESPDKAAFMMDCERNYSMWTFSGGFRTWVKMSLVKTTGRGNESVEFRQESSVVKYIDKRPPLEQANELFFVVFQWRDPFIQQVKDIVTANAWNTIAILCGVFMALFKAADFAKLSIKWMIKIRKRHLSAKMREMSQIG, encoded by the exons ATGCTAAGGAGAGAAACATCACGATCCTATCAGGAG TTTAATGGTGAAGACAGTGATGGACCACTTGGATCTTGCCAGAATAATGACATCTCTGAAGTGGAGCAGGATGAATCCAGTTGTGATCCTTTACCAG ATGAGGACATCGTGGACAACAATCTAATGTCCATTGCTTTCAACAAGGCTTGCCTTAAGAATGTTTTCACGGCCATCCTTGTCCTTGTTTACTTGCTGCTCTCTACGGTGGCTGCATTCTTGGCCTACCAAACCATATCTGACTTCATGGAGAAGCTCAACCATCCAGTGATGTCTGTTTCATACAAAGAGGTTGAGGAGTTTGCTCCACCAG GAATTGTGCTGTATCCAGGGAAGGCACAGTTATTAAGTTGCATGCATCAATATCATGACTACATTCCACCTCCTGTTGCATCAGGCAAATTAGAGAAGGGAAACTGTATAATTGAGGAGGTCATTTATTATGGGCCATATTCAAACCAAACGCAA AAGCGAGCAATGGTGGTCAGAGGTCCGACTGATGTGAGGAAACGAGAACTTATATTCCTGCAATTCAGCCGGAATGAAACGGAAGAGGATTTCAGCGCAATCAGTTACATGATTTTTGCCAAATTCAGTGATATGCTTGAAAG CCCAGATAAGGCTGCTTTTATGATGGACTGTGAAAGGAACTACTCAATGTGGACCTTCTCTGGAGGGTTTCGAACCTGGGTTAAAATGTCTTTGGTCAAGACAACAGGGAGAGGGAATGAATCGGTGGAATTTAGGCAAGAG TCCAGTGTTGTGAAGTACATCGACAAGAGGCCCCCACTGGAGCAAGCCAATGAACTTTTCTTTGTTGTGTTCCAATGGCGAGATCCATTCATACAGCAGGTCAAAGAT ATAGTCACTGCAAACGCATGGAACACCATAGCCATTTTGTGTGGCGTATTCATGGCTCTATTTAAAGCAGCAGACTTTGCCAAACTCAGCATTAAGTGGATGATTAAAATTCGTAAAAGACACTTAAGTGCAAAAATGAGAGAAATGAGCCAAATTGGCTAA